Proteins encoded in a region of the Dorea longicatena genome:
- a CDS encoding helix-turn-helix transcriptional regulator: MQLKYVDTKEEIIAINRKSKHIEPHLHNALEIVCVTSGALELGVGQELYHMEKGDIGFVFPDVIHHYQVLTPGVNKATYLIASPFMIAKFADIMQSMAPEYPIIKAEKVEPEVYRVINAILETEQSDITVAQAYLQIVLARCIGKLNLVEKSNVGSNDLIYQTVSYISANFKKKFSLEEMAKDLGVSKYVLSRLFSKTFHRNFNQYLNDARLNYACHRLENTSDSITNICLDSGFESQRTFNRVFKERYKISPSDYRSICVKEMLS; this comes from the coding sequence ATGCAGTTAAAATATGTTGACACAAAAGAGGAGATCATAGCAATAAATAGGAAGTCAAAACATATTGAACCACATCTTCATAATGCACTGGAGATCGTTTGTGTAACAAGTGGAGCATTAGAACTTGGTGTCGGACAGGAACTATACCATATGGAAAAAGGAGATATAGGCTTTGTATTTCCAGATGTTATTCATCACTATCAGGTACTGACACCCGGTGTAAATAAAGCGACTTATCTGATTGCATCGCCATTTATGATAGCCAAATTTGCAGATATCATGCAATCCATGGCTCCTGAATACCCAATCATCAAAGCGGAAAAGGTTGAACCGGAGGTATATAGGGTTATAAATGCAATTTTAGAGACAGAACAGTCGGATATTACTGTTGCACAGGCATATCTTCAAATTGTGTTGGCACGCTGCATAGGAAAATTAAATTTGGTAGAAAAGAGTAATGTGGGGAGCAACGATCTTATTTACCAGACAGTTTCCTATATATCAGCAAATTTTAAGAAGAAATTTTCGCTGGAAGAGATGGCAAAAGATCTGGGGGTGAGCAAATATGTTTTATCCAGACTCTTTTCCAAGACGTTCCATAGAAACTTTAATCAATATCTTAACGATGCAAGGCTGAACTATGCATGCCATCGTTTGGAAAATACGAGTGATTCTATTACAAACATTTGTCTGGATAGTGGATTTGAAAGTCAGAGAACATTTAACCGAGTATTTAAAGAAAGATATAAAATATCACCGAGTGATTATCGGAGTATTTGTGTGAAAGAGATGTTGTCATAA
- a CDS encoding MBL fold metallo-hydrolase: MKITVLVENSTSCRLYGEHGLSVYIEYDGKKYLLDTGASTLFAKNAKELGISLADIDTAFLSHAHYDHSGGFEAFFKENDKAEVYMQDTSAENCYFRTETGDKYIGIPVQLLEAYKERFHTLHTVCEVEKGVWVVPHSTENLDGMGRRAHMYRKVGDEFIADDFAHEQSIVFETEKGLVIFNSCSHGGIANIVREVQNAFAGKKIYAVIGGFHMMKLSGLDTLGIPVDEVVKVARELKELGVEKVYTGHCTGMIAFGIMKRELGNMVHALNTGCRIEI; this comes from the coding sequence ATGAAAATAACAGTATTAGTAGAAAACAGCACCAGCTGCCGGCTTTATGGAGAACACGGCCTGTCAGTGTATATCGAATATGATGGAAAGAAGTATCTTCTGGATACCGGAGCCAGTACGTTATTTGCGAAGAATGCAAAAGAACTGGGGATTAGTCTGGCAGACATAGATACCGCATTCTTATCACACGCCCACTACGATCACAGTGGAGGATTTGAAGCATTTTTCAAAGAAAATGATAAGGCGGAAGTTTATATGCAGGACACTTCTGCGGAAAATTGTTATTTCCGTACAGAAACCGGTGATAAATATATAGGGATACCGGTGCAGCTTCTGGAGGCGTATAAAGAACGATTCCATACATTACATACAGTATGTGAAGTGGAAAAAGGAGTCTGGGTTGTGCCGCATTCGACAGAAAATCTGGATGGAATGGGCCGCAGAGCACATATGTACCGCAAAGTGGGCGATGAATTCATTGCAGATGATTTTGCACATGAGCAGAGTATCGTATTTGAGACAGAAAAGGGACTTGTGATATTTAACAGCTGCTCTCATGGCGGTATTGCCAATATTGTAAGAGAAGTGCAGAACGCATTTGCAGGAAAGAAAATATATGCCGTCATAGGAGGATTCCATATGATGAAGCTTTCTGGACTGGATACCCTTGGGATTCCTGTGGATGAAGTAGTAAAAGTAGCAAGAGAACTGAAAGAACTGGGCGTAGAAAAGGTTTATACCGGACATTGTACCGGAATGATCGCATTTGGAATTATGAAAAGAGAACTTGGGAATATGGTACATGCCCTGAATACGGGATGCAGGATAGAGATTTAG
- a CDS encoding glycoside hydrolase family 2 TIM barrel-domain containing protein, with translation MIVPRYYENLSVLHENTMPARAYYIPASRRMDNLVEHREESDRMQLLNGTWKFQYFNSIYDIQDSFFEKNYDTENFDEIQVPSVWQMAGYDTHQYTNIRYPFPFDPPYVPQDIPCGAYVHTFEYSRDEKAPKSFLNFEGVDSCFYVWINGSYIGYSQVSHMTSEFDVTDVLQDGTNTVAVLVMKWCDGSYLEDQDKFRMSGIFRDVYILKRPKQAISDYHIKTRIEDMLAKVEIEMKFYSPLNVKISIEDRNGAVVALGSIAEEGTAVLEIASPELWNTENPYLYKLILETENEVIVDYIALRKIEIKDQVIYLNGQKIKFRGVNRHDSDPVTGFTINPEQITTDLTLMKQHNFNAIRSSHYPNAPFFYEMCDKYGFMVIDEADIEAHGPFMIYRKEDTDYNRFKRWNEKIADDPVWEEAIVDRVKLMVERDKNRFCIVMWSMGNESAYGCNFEKALEWTKNFDPDRITQYESARYRNYDETYDYSNLDVYSRMYPALSEIQEYLDKDGSKPFLLVEYCHSMGNGPGDFEDYFQMIQDNDKMCGGFVWEWCDHAIAHGTAENGKTIYAYGGDHGEEIHDGNFCMDGLVYPDRTVHTGLLEYKNVYRPARVISYDKESGELVLHNYMDFDNLKDYVKISYELTQEGLLIGKGKLAEVSVVPHSEGKTNLQVNVPENGKCYLKLTYHLKKEMPLLEEDYILGFDEIEVSQKDAKCQLAEKWVEKTVTDSELQVSEDDTQIHIKGREFAYTIDRRTALFTEMKFAGREYLNHPMELNIWRAPTDNDMYIKSEWKKAHYDKAYTRAYTTEVVQGKHGVKITSHASVVAETVQKILDVTITWKIEAAGKIDADIAVTKDDEFPDLPRFGVRMFLDKKLSAVRYFGMGPQESYCDKHQAASHGLYQANVDDLHEDYIRPQENGSHYDCEYVELNNSRYGIVVSAENAFSFNASYYTQEELEEKTHNYELTESDSVVFCVDYALNGIGSNSCGPVVLEQYRFDDVLFRFQFTLIPYIKG, from the coding sequence ATGATCGTACCACGTTATTATGAAAATCTAAGCGTACTGCACGAAAACACAATGCCAGCCAGAGCCTATTATATTCCGGCATCCAGAAGAATGGATAACTTGGTGGAACACAGAGAAGAGTCAGATCGTATGCAGTTATTGAATGGAACTTGGAAATTTCAGTATTTTAACAGCATCTATGACATTCAGGATTCTTTCTTTGAGAAGAATTATGATACAGAAAATTTTGATGAGATTCAGGTTCCAAGTGTATGGCAGATGGCTGGATATGATACACACCAGTATACAAACATCCGGTATCCATTTCCGTTTGATCCACCATATGTGCCACAGGACATTCCGTGTGGAGCCTATGTGCATACTTTTGAGTACAGTAGAGATGAGAAAGCGCCAAAATCTTTTTTGAACTTTGAAGGAGTAGACAGTTGCTTTTACGTATGGATCAATGGCTCTTACATAGGATACAGCCAGGTTTCGCATATGACCAGTGAGTTTGATGTTACCGATGTACTTCAGGATGGAACGAATACGGTGGCAGTGTTGGTAATGAAGTGGTGTGATGGTTCCTATTTGGAAGATCAGGACAAATTCCGTATGAGTGGTATTTTCCGGGATGTGTACATTTTGAAACGCCCAAAACAGGCAATCAGTGATTATCATATTAAAACAAGAATTGAGGATATGCTTGCAAAAGTAGAAATTGAAATGAAATTCTACTCTCCGTTAAATGTAAAAATTTCGATTGAAGATAGAAACGGAGCAGTTGTAGCACTAGGAAGTATTGCTGAAGAAGGAACAGCTGTATTAGAAATCGCAAGTCCGGAACTTTGGAATACAGAAAATCCATATCTATATAAACTGATTCTTGAAACAGAGAATGAAGTAATTGTAGATTACATTGCATTAAGAAAGATAGAGATTAAAGACCAGGTTATTTATTTAAATGGACAGAAGATTAAATTCCGTGGTGTCAATCGACATGATTCTGATCCGGTTACTGGATTTACAATCAATCCGGAACAGATTACAACCGATCTTACGTTAATGAAGCAGCATAATTTTAATGCGATCCGTTCCAGCCACTATCCGAACGCACCATTTTTCTATGAAATGTGTGACAAGTATGGATTCATGGTAATAGATGAAGCAGATATTGAAGCTCATGGTCCATTTATGATCTACAGAAAAGAAGACACCGATTACAATCGGTTCAAACGATGGAATGAGAAGATTGCAGATGATCCGGTATGGGAAGAGGCAATCGTTGATCGAGTAAAACTCATGGTGGAACGTGACAAAAACCGTTTCTGTATTGTTATGTGGTCAATGGGAAATGAGAGTGCTTATGGCTGCAACTTTGAAAAAGCACTGGAATGGACAAAGAATTTTGATCCAGACCGTATCACACAATATGAGAGTGCAAGATACCGTAATTATGATGAAACATATGATTACAGCAATCTGGATGTGTACAGCCGGATGTACCCGGCGCTTTCCGAAATTCAGGAATATCTGGATAAAGATGGAAGTAAACCCTTCCTTTTGGTAGAGTACTGTCACAGCATGGGAAACGGACCTGGAGATTTTGAAGATTACTTCCAGATGATTCAGGATAATGATAAAATGTGCGGCGGCTTTGTCTGGGAATGGTGTGACCATGCGATTGCTCATGGAACTGCTGAGAATGGAAAGACTATATATGCTTATGGGGGCGACCATGGCGAAGAAATTCATGATGGCAACTTCTGTATGGATGGATTAGTATATCCGGACAGAACGGTACATACAGGACTTTTGGAATACAAGAATGTTTATCGCCCGGCAAGGGTTATTTCCTATGACAAAGAAAGCGGAGAACTGGTGCTTCATAACTACATGGATTTTGATAATCTGAAAGATTATGTGAAAATCAGCTATGAATTGACACAGGAGGGACTTTTGATTGGGAAAGGAAAACTTGCTGAAGTATCTGTGGTACCACATAGTGAAGGAAAAACAAACCTGCAGGTCAACGTTCCAGAAAATGGAAAATGTTATTTAAAACTCACTTACCACCTGAAAAAAGAAATGCCTCTGCTGGAAGAGGATTATATCCTTGGATTTGATGAGATCGAAGTAAGCCAGAAGGATGCCAAATGCCAGTTAGCAGAAAAATGGGTTGAAAAAACAGTGACGGATTCTGAATTACAGGTGAGTGAAGATGATACCCAGATTCATATCAAAGGCCGTGAATTCGCATATACAATCGACCGACGGACTGCACTTTTTACAGAGATGAAATTTGCAGGTCGGGAATATCTGAACCACCCGATGGAATTAAATATCTGGAGGGCACCAACAGATAATGATATGTACATCAAGTCTGAATGGAAGAAAGCCCATTATGATAAAGCTTATACAAGAGCTTACACGACAGAGGTCGTGCAGGGAAAGCATGGTGTGAAAATTACAAGCCATGCATCCGTTGTGGCAGAGACAGTACAGAAGATTCTTGATGTGACGATCACATGGAAAATAGAAGCTGCTGGAAAGATTGATGCAGATATTGCAGTAACAAAAGACGATGAATTCCCGGATCTTCCGAGATTTGGTGTGAGGATGTTCCTGGATAAAAAACTTTCAGCTGTAAGATACTTTGGAATGGGACCACAGGAAAGTTATTGTGATAAACATCAGGCTGCGAGCCACGGTTTGTATCAGGCAAATGTAGATGATTTGCATGAGGATTATATTCGCCCACAGGAAAATGGAAGCCATTATGATTGTGAATATGTAGAGCTTAACAACAGCCGATATGGAATTGTGGTCTCTGCGGAAAATGCCTTCTCATTCAATGCTTCTTATTATACGCAGGAAGAACTTGAGGAGAAAACGCATAATTATGAACTGACAGAATCAGATAGTGTAGTATTTTGTGTTGACTATGCACTAAATGGCATTGGTTCTAACAGTTGTGGTCCAGTTGTATTGGAGCAGTACCGATTTGATGATGTATTATTCCGGTTCCAGTTTACACTGATACCGTATATAAAGGGATAA
- a CDS encoding ParB/RepB/Spo0J family partition protein encodes MNLPSADDLFTTQEERDQKNQEYVKNISIYEITDFPNHPFKVKMDDKMLETIESVRDHGVLVPALVREKPTGGYEMISGHRRKMASELAGKETMPCIVRNLSDDQAVIVMVDSNLQREEILPSEKAFAYKMKLEVMKRQGQRTDLTSSPLATKLKGKRSDELLGEQVGESKDQIRRYIRLTYLIPEILEMVDDKKISMRPAVELSYLPKEEQEILYDTMESEACTPSHAQAIKIRKFSAEGRLNEDVLLLIMSEEKPNQVEQWKIPKNRLKKYFPSGTTQQKMEETIIKALELYRKREKSKER; translated from the coding sequence ATGAATCTGCCATCAGCCGATGATCTTTTTACAACGCAAGAAGAAAGAGACCAGAAGAATCAGGAGTATGTAAAAAATATTTCTATTTATGAAATTACAGATTTCCCGAATCATCCGTTTAAGGTAAAAATGGATGATAAGATGTTGGAAACTATCGAAAGCGTGCGTGACCATGGCGTATTAGTCCCAGCACTTGTCAGGGAGAAGCCAACAGGCGGATATGAAATGATTTCTGGACACCGTAGAAAAATGGCAAGTGAATTGGCAGGAAAAGAGACAATGCCATGTATTGTAAGAAATCTTAGCGATGACCAAGCAGTCATTGTCATGGTTGACAGCAATCTTCAGCGAGAAGAAATCTTACCATCCGAAAAGGCATTTGCCTATAAAATGAAACTGGAAGTCATGAAACGACAAGGACAGAGAACGGATTTAACTTCGTCGCCATTGGCGACAAAGTTGAAAGGGAAACGCTCTGATGAATTATTAGGGGAGCAGGTTGGGGAAAGTAAAGACCAAATTAGAAGATATATTCGATTAACCTATTTGATACCGGAAATCCTTGAAATGGTTGATGACAAAAAGATTTCTATGCGTCCGGCAGTAGAATTGTCTTATTTGCCGAAAGAGGAACAGGAGATATTGTACGACACCATGGAGTCGGAGGCTTGTACCCCAAGTCATGCACAGGCTATTAAAATCCGCAAATTTTCAGCAGAGGGCAGGTTGAATGAAGATGTTTTGCTGTTGATTATGTCAGAAGAGAAGCCAAATCAGGTAGAGCAGTGGAAAATCCCGAAGAACCGACTGAAAAAATACTTTCCATCGGGAACTACACAGCAGAAAATGGAAGAAACCATTATCAAAGCACTGGAATTATACCGGAAACGGGAAAAAAGCAAGGAACGATAG
- a CDS encoding MFS transporter yields MEEKKYLKWYNKIGYGSGDIAGNVVYAFLTSFIMVYLTDSVGLAAGVVGTLIAVSKLFDGFTDIFFGSMIDKTHSKMGKAKPWMLYGYIGCAITLVSCFAVPVSLGTTAKYAWFFISYTLLNGVFYTANNIAYSALTSLITKNSKERVQMGSYRFIFAFSTSLLIQAITVGFVDKCGGDAAAWRTVAIIYAIIGLVVNTISALSVKELPEEELNEGEVKNDNEKYGMVQAFKLLVKNKYYMMICGTYILQQLYGAMIGAGIYYMTWVLKNKNLFGQFAWAVNIPLIIALIFTPTLVGKWKGMYKLNLRGYVLAVIGRALVVVAGYMGSVPLMMAFTALAALGQGPWQGDMNAVIASCSEYTYLTQGKRIDGTMYSCTSLGVKIGGGIGTAVVGWLLEFSGYIGTNATQPQSALDMMQFMYLWLPLIFDVLIMFVLSRMNVEDANKKLKAEKGIAADEVTDASDIN; encoded by the coding sequence ATGGAAGAAAAAAAGTATTTGAAATGGTATAACAAAATTGGATATGGATCAGGCGATATTGCAGGTAATGTAGTCTATGCGTTCCTGACATCTTTTATAATGGTCTATCTGACGGACTCGGTAGGACTTGCTGCAGGTGTCGTGGGTACCCTGATTGCCGTATCAAAACTATTTGATGGTTTTACGGATATATTTTTTGGATCAATGATTGACAAAACACACAGTAAAATGGGAAAAGCGAAACCCTGGATGCTATATGGATATATTGGTTGTGCCATTACGCTGGTCAGCTGCTTTGCAGTACCAGTCAGCTTGGGAACAACGGCTAAATATGCATGGTTCTTTATCTCTTACACACTGTTAAATGGTGTGTTTTATACAGCAAACAATATTGCTTATTCAGCACTTACGTCACTGATTACAAAGAACAGCAAAGAGCGTGTGCAGATGGGATCTTACCGTTTTATTTTTGCGTTTTCAACAAGTCTTTTGATTCAGGCAATTACAGTTGGATTTGTAGATAAATGTGGTGGAGATGCTGCAGCATGGAGAACGGTTGCTATTATCTATGCAATCATTGGTCTTGTCGTAAATACGATTTCAGCACTTTCTGTTAAGGAACTTCCGGAGGAAGAACTTAACGAAGGAGAAGTAAAGAATGATAATGAAAAGTACGGAATGGTACAGGCATTCAAGCTTCTTGTTAAAAACAAATATTACATGATGATTTGTGGAACATATATTTTACAGCAGTTATATGGTGCCATGATTGGAGCTGGCATTTATTACATGACATGGGTACTGAAAAATAAGAATTTGTTTGGACAATTTGCATGGGCAGTAAATATTCCACTGATCATTGCCCTGATTTTCACACCGACATTAGTTGGTAAGTGGAAAGGTATGTATAAACTGAACTTAAGAGGTTATGTCTTAGCAGTCATCGGTAGAGCACTTGTTGTTGTTGCAGGATATATGGGCAGTGTTCCGCTGATGATGGCATTTACAGCTCTTGCAGCCTTAGGTCAGGGACCATGGCAGGGAGATATGAATGCAGTTATCGCATCCTGCTCTGAGTACACTTATCTTACACAGGGAAAGAGAATTGACGGAACGATGTATTCTTGTACTTCTCTTGGCGTAAAAATCGGTGGAGGTATTGGAACCGCTGTTGTTGGATGGCTGCTTGAGTTCAGTGGATATATCGGAACAAATGCAACTCAGCCGCAGTCTGCACTTGATATGATGCAGTTTATGTATCTTTGGCTTCCGTTAATCTTTGATGTATTGATTATGTTTGTACTTTCAAGAATGAATGTAGAAGATGCAAATAAAAAACTGAAAGCAGAAAAAGGAATTGCTGCAGATGAAGTAACAGATGCATCAGACATAAATTAG
- a CDS encoding DUF5677 domain-containing protein, producing MDKIELSKHKKQGDTLYTPFTSPSGLGAKLSLSSWARCWLPEFLWIGLIIRKQGRKKGFENMYHIIEELKDEDMVIPQLSKIFGLSAEQQRKYWSIVTRYVEKNILLPLTVVITSDINETFYDSFYDFSINVDENISELLNIANETNRFHDELSTDICFIVDWFYIQNGRLYISNEIDIVPTALSEYYKCNHEDEAMRIYRPVIRSTFQGLCNLDCSKEFSEKIWKVLGKISECNPLVIVWDEEKEKMEFYEIAKQTIEYFAANNEDKKMETKYSVIMGMTCYIYRIYQEIIEKQMQNNISGRILFRTMLETYINLKYMMQQEDEVPDVYDRFKAYGNGKYKLVMAKLREEKYTVSDDSQIDERIMELMVNEDMDEAFVNISIGYFDKTSVRAKFKKCGEDELYEIYYEYATNFAHGIWGAIRESSMLICDNPAHIYHCVPDYHAEQNLRSVLSDCEMVMKKTFEAIADYIEFPEFYNI from the coding sequence ATGGATAAAATTGAATTGTCAAAACATAAAAAACAAGGAGATACATTGTATACACCATTTACCTCCCCAAGCGGTTTGGGGGCAAAATTAAGTCTTTCCAGTTGGGCAAGGTGTTGGTTGCCTGAATTTCTTTGGATTGGTTTAATTATCCGTAAGCAAGGGAGAAAAAAGGGTTTTGAAAATATGTATCATATAATTGAAGAGTTAAAAGACGAAGACATGGTAATTCCACAACTATCAAAGATTTTCGGATTATCCGCGGAACAGCAGAGAAAATATTGGTCAATAGTAACACGATATGTGGAGAAAAATATATTGTTGCCTTTAACAGTGGTGATTACTTCGGATATAAATGAGACTTTTTATGATTCTTTTTATGATTTTTCAATAAATGTTGATGAAAACATTTCGGAACTTTTGAATATTGCAAATGAGACTAATAGATTTCATGATGAGTTGAGTACCGATATATGTTTTATAGTTGATTGGTTTTACATACAGAATGGGAGATTGTATATTTCAAATGAAATAGATATAGTTCCTACAGCGTTATCAGAATATTATAAATGCAATCATGAAGATGAAGCTATGAGAATATATAGACCTGTTATTAGATCTACATTCCAAGGGTTGTGCAATTTAGATTGTAGTAAGGAGTTTTCTGAGAAAATATGGAAAGTATTGGGGAAGATTTCAGAATGTAATCCTTTGGTAATAGTATGGGATGAGGAGAAGGAAAAAATGGAATTCTACGAGATTGCAAAGCAAACAATTGAATATTTCGCTGCAAATAATGAAGATAAGAAGATGGAAACTAAATATTCCGTAATCATGGGGATGACTTGTTATATTTACAGAATATATCAAGAAATTATAGAAAAACAGATGCAGAATAATATTAGCGGAAGGATTCTATTTAGAACAATGTTGGAGACATATATCAATTTAAAATATATGATGCAACAGGAAGATGAAGTGCCAGATGTTTATGATAGGTTCAAGGCATATGGAAATGGTAAGTATAAATTAGTAATGGCAAAGTTACGTGAGGAGAAATATACTGTATCGGATGATTCGCAGATTGATGAAAGAATAATGGAATTAATGGTGAATGAAGATATGGATGAAGCTTTTGTCAATATAAGTATTGGGTATTTTGATAAAACAAGTGTTAGGGCTAAATTTAAAAAATGTGGCGAAGATGAACTATATGAAATATATTACGAATACGCCACTAATTTTGCACATGGTATTTGGGGCGCAATTAGAGAATCATCCATGCTAATTTGCGACAATCCGGCACATATATATCATTGTGTACCAGATTATCATGCTGAACAGAATTTGCGTAGTGTGTTAAGTGATTGTGAAATGGTTATGAAGAAGACATTTGAAGCTATTGCAGATTATATAGAATTTCCGGAGTTTTATAATATTTAG
- a CDS encoding AraC family transcriptional regulator: MYLNTGYLNHSHMDFKDKSRPLIVGSCGTYRLSRHPKLPTYRPRGRLDYQIIYITAGCGHFHFDNVNNETIVPAGNVVLYRPKELQKYEYYGEDKTEVYWIHFTGSNVKNILRQYGFPDKEHVFQVGTSNEYEQIFKRIIIELQRCQDNYEEMLVLLLRHLLISFHRELTREHILKNEYLDHEMDNAVTFFSENYNQNINIDDYAASRGMSVSWFIRNFKKYTGSTPMQFIVGIRINNAQMLLETTTYSINEISKIVGYDNQLYFSRLFHKLKGYSPREYRKIKNRL; this comes from the coding sequence ATGTATTTGAACACCGGTTATTTGAACCACTCACATATGGATTTCAAAGACAAAAGTCGTCCGCTGATTGTCGGTAGCTGTGGTACTTACCGTCTTTCCAGACATCCCAAACTTCCGACCTACCGTCCAAGGGGTCGTCTGGATTATCAGATTATATATATCACTGCTGGTTGTGGACATTTTCATTTTGATAATGTAAATAATGAAACGATTGTTCCAGCCGGCAACGTTGTACTGTACAGACCGAAAGAACTCCAAAAATATGAATATTACGGAGAAGATAAGACAGAAGTATACTGGATTCACTTCACAGGAAGCAATGTAAAAAATATCTTACGTCAATATGGGTTTCCGGATAAAGAACATGTCTTTCAAGTTGGTACATCTAATGAATATGAACAAATTTTCAAGCGTATTATTATCGAGCTCCAACGCTGTCAAGATAATTATGAGGAAATGCTTGTCCTTTTGCTACGTCATCTTCTGATCAGTTTCCACCGGGAACTGACAAGAGAGCACATATTAAAAAATGAATACCTTGATCATGAGATGGATAATGCTGTTACCTTTTTCAGTGAAAACTACAATCAAAATATCAATATTGATGATTATGCTGCCTCACGAGGCATGAGTGTCAGCTGGTTTATCCGAAATTTCAAAAAATATACCGGTTCTACACCAATGCAATTCATTGTGGGAATCCGCATCAACAATGCTCAGATGTTACTTGAAACAACAACTTATTCCATCAATGAGATTTCTAAGATTGTCGGATATGATAACCAGCTTTATTTCAGCCGGCTTTTTCACAAGCTGAAAGGATATTCGCCAAGAGAATACCGAAAAATAAAAAATAGGTTATGA
- a CDS encoding ParA family protein, with protein MTKCKVIALANQKGGTAKTTTTLNLGIGLAHQGRKVLLVDADPQGDLTTALGWTDADNLPITLDTQMKKILQDEPFVYNEGILHHKEGVDIIPTNIELSGMEISLVNAMSREQTLKLYLSDLKKDYDYILIDCMPSLGMLTINALAAADSVIVPVQAHYLPLKGMTQLMKTIGKVQRQLNPNLKIDGVLLTLADMRTKLAKTTEDSLRENYGKHIRIFKTVIPVAITAAESSAAGQSIYEYDKNGTVAKAYAEFTREVIQCGEKQRNKHESAISR; from the coding sequence ATGACCAAGTGTAAAGTAATCGCCCTTGCAAATCAAAAGGGAGGAACAGCCAAGACCACAACAACATTAAATCTGGGAATCGGTCTTGCACATCAGGGGCGAAAAGTATTATTGGTCGATGCTGATCCACAGGGAGACTTAACAACCGCTTTAGGTTGGACTGATGCAGATAATCTTCCAATTACGTTGGATACACAAATGAAGAAAATATTACAAGACGAACCATTTGTGTATAACGAGGGAATTTTACATCACAAAGAGGGTGTAGATATTATTCCGACCAATATCGAATTATCGGGCATGGAAATTTCACTAGTAAATGCCATGAGCAGAGAGCAGACATTAAAGCTGTATCTGTCAGATTTGAAAAAGGATTATGATTATATCCTGATTGATTGTATGCCTAGTTTGGGAATGTTGACTATCAATGCATTAGCTGCCGCAGACAGTGTAATTGTTCCGGTGCAGGCTCATTATCTTCCACTAAAGGGCATGACACAGTTAATGAAAACAATCGGTAAGGTACAGAGACAGTTAAATCCCAATCTGAAGATTGATGGAGTGTTGTTGACACTTGCAGATATGCGGACGAAACTTGCCAAGACAACAGAGGATAGCCTTCGAGAAAATTATGGAAAGCATATTAGGATTTTCAAAACTGTTATTCCAGTGGCTATCACAGCAGCAGAAAGCAGTGCAGCAGGACAGAGCATTTATGAGTATGACAAGAATGGAACTGTTGCAAAGGCGTATGCAGAATTTACGAGGGAGGTGATTCAATGTGGCGAAAAGCAGAGAAATAAACATGAATCTGCCATCAGCCGATGA